The DNA region CCCGGCAGGAGCGTCCGGTTTCCCGCGGAGCTTTCCACGATCGATCCCGTCTCCGCGATCCCCGCTTCCGCCGTCCGGAATCCCGCCGTCACCTCCGGGATCCCTCCGCGCGCCTCGGCGCACGCGGCCAGCGCGAACGGGCCGAACGGCGCAAGGGCCATTGCGATGTCACGGGCCTCCCCGTCGTCTTCCGGGAAGAAGAGCGCGGTCACTCCTTCCGCGCGCAGCTCCTCCGCCAGGTCGTGCATCACCGGCTCGACCGGCCCCCGGAAGAGCTTGCCGCCGGCCTCCTCGAACGCCTGCGCGAATCGGGAGGCCCGGCCCTCCGGACCCATCGGGAAGCTGCCGACCGGCGGGGCGTCCGGAAGCGGCGGTTCGGAGCGCTTTGCCGCTGCCTTGGCGAGGCGCCGGAGCAGGAGCTGACGCTCGTCGCGCGGTATCATTCCCGCACCCCCCGGCGGATCTTCCATTCCTTGCGGAAGGGCCGCTTTGCAGCGGCGGGGAAGTCTCGCCGCTCCGTCCACCCGGCGAAGGGATAGGGGAGCCCGCTGATCGGGTTCCCTCTGGAGAGGAACTGGGAAAGCGCTCCCAGGATCCGCTCCGCCGCCTCCAGGAGGCCGGCCCGCTTCATGACCGAAGCCAGCATCTTCATCCCCGCGATTTCCCCGGGAGTCTTC from Thermodesulfobacteriota bacterium includes:
- a CDS encoding LUD domain-containing protein, which translates into the protein MIPRDERQLLLRRLAKAAAKRSEPPLPDAPPVGSFPMGPEGRASRFAQAFEEAGGKLFRGPVEPVMHDLAEELRAEGVTALFFPEDDGEARDIAMALAPFGPFALAACAEARGGIPEVTAGFRTAEAGIAETGSIVESSAGNRTLLPGLLADVSVTLLPASSLYDRMEDALAALCADPPRNVSLCTGPSRTADIEQTITVGAHGPRKAIVVLV